CTCAACAAGTTTCTTGAGCAAACCGAGAAAAATGAAGCTGAAGCAGCAGCAAAAGAAGAGGCAGCCAACACTCCCGTTGAAGCACCCGCTGATGCTGAAACACTGCAGGCAAACATTGTTGAAGCGCTCCGCGAAATTTATGATCCAGAAATTCCAGTAAACATCTATGAAATGGGCCTTATCTATAGCGTTGATGTGGCATCTGATTTCTCGGTATCCGTTACTATGACCCTGACAACACCTCATTGTCCAGTAGCTGAAACCATGCCTGGTGAAGTAGAACTGAAAGTAAGTGGTGTGGCTGGCGTGAACGGTGTAACCGTAAACCTTGTTTGGGAACCAGCATGGGATATGAGCCGCATGTCTGATGAAGCACGCCTTGAGCTGGGCTTACTCTAAGGAAATTGAGCATGAAATCAGCAGTAACCATTACAGATAAAGCCGCCGAGCATATCAAAGCACTTCTTGCGAAAAAGCCAGAGGCCAAAGGCTTGCTTCTTGGTACCGAAACACACGGTTGTTCAGGGCTTGGTTACACCGTTGATTATGTGCTGGATGATGCAGGTGATTTCGAGGTGGTGGAAGACAAAGGCGTGAAAGTGTTTGTTGACCGTAAAGCCCTTCTTTTCATTCTCGGTACAGAAATGGACTGGGAAGACAGCATGTTTTCAACTGGCTTTAAGTTTTCCAATCCTAATGAAAAAGGCCGATGTGGTTGCGGGGAAAGTTTCCACGTTTAACGAAAAAAGCCTTCCAATCGGAAGGCTTTTTCATTTCTAACTGGCAATAGCTTCATCCAGTTCTTCATCTGTCATTTTCTTCTCAAGCAGTTGTCCTTGCTTTTTCTTTGCAAGCAGTGTGCGAGCTTTCTCATACAGCGGATCGTGCCAGAACATCAAACAACCATTACAGCCCTTGCCGCAGCACCCTTCAGTACCCCTGCGCGGTGTTTTAAAAGTTCGGTCACTGTCTCGCTCATCAAGAGACTGCTGCAGTTTCTCCCGCTTTTCCTCATAACCTTGCTGGGTGCCTCGCCCAAGCTCCAGCTTCTGGCTTTCTGCATCCAGCTTAATCCGGTCCCACTGCTCTTGTGTAAGGGCTTTTTCCTTGCGGATAATAGTCATCGCGGGGAAATCATTCGTCAGCGATGAAACCTCTTCCTGATCGAACAGACTGAATGGCACCCTGATAAACGGTGTCGTGCTGGCATTTACCTCTTCTGTCACACGGCCATTTTCCGCATTTTCATATTCATATAGGCGGATAAGCATAATATCCCGGCGTTTCGGTGAAACAAACTCAAGCACATCCCCTGCGATCAATTTGTTTTTCACCTTAAGGATATAGGCATCTTCCTGCACTTCATGAACTACAGCAGCATACTCATAATCCGCGAGTGTATATGTTTCCTCAAAACCGTGCGCATAGTTGGTAAGGCGTCCATCATGGAACGCAAGCGTATAGCCGCGGTTTGGAACCGTTGAAAGCTCCTTCATATAGTCATCGGCACGCCAATTTGTGGGATCATTATACCAATCATCAATCGCCATACGGTAGGCACGCGCCACAAGGCCAACATAGTATGGGCTTTTCCCCCGGCCTTCCACCTTCAGGCTATCAACCCCAATTGAAAGCAGATCGTTGAGCTTCGGCATAATACAGAGATCTTTGGAATTGAGGATATAAGTGCCCCGCTGGTCTTCCTCAATCGGTAGCAGCTCACCTGGGCGGTAATCTTCCTCAAGGAAAAACTCGAACAGTTCCAAGTTCTCTTCCGTAAGGTTCAGCTCCTTAACCGTGCCGTCCTTAAGGCCCATATGCACCTTGTATTTCCAGCGGCAACTGTTCGCGCAAGCCCCTTGGTTTGCACCGCGTTCCGCCATAAAGTTGGAAAGCATACAGCGGCCAGAATAGGTCATGCACATAGAACCGTGGACAAAAGCCTCTAGCTTGATATCCGGGCATTTTTCGCGGATTTCTTTCAGTTCTTCGTAGGAAACCTCACGGCCAAGTACTACAAGCTTCGCGCCCAGATCCTGCCAGAACTTTACTGAATGCCACGAACATACATTAGCCTGCGTTGAGATATGCAGTTCAAGCTCAGGCGCATGTTGTTTCACATACATAAACACACCTGGATCAGCCACAATAAGGCCATCCGGTTTTACTTTACGTACCGTTTCCACAAACTGCGGCAGTTTGGTAATGTCTTTATTATGGGAAAATAAGTTTAGCGTGAGATACACGCGTTTGCCAAAGCTGTGGGCAAACTCCACACCTTCAACCACTTCCTCAAGCGAGAAAGCAGATTTGGTGCGGAGCGACATATCAGGGGTACCAAGGTAGACGGCATCAGCACCATACAGCACCGCTGCCTTTAGCTTTTCAAGATTGCCGGCTGGCATTAAAAGCTCTGAGCGGTGCGTATGTTCTGTCATCTTGTCCTCTATATATTAGCCCTCGCCAGCCTCCGCTCTCTCGCGGTCAGCTTCCTTTTGGGCAGCCTTTTTCGCCTGCGCTTCTGTGCGCACATGTTCCATATCAACGGCCAAATGCTCTTCATTGCGCTTTTTTGCAAGCTCAATCTGCTTTTGGCGCTCTTTTGACGCAGCCTTCTTTTCATCAGACAAGCTATCGAAACAGCGTGGGCAGCTTACGCCCTTCTCATATTTTGGAGATTTTTTCTCTTCTTCCGTGATAGGCCAGCGGCAACCATAACACTGGTCATACTCGCCTTCTTCAAGGCCGTGGCCTACAGAAATACGGCTATCAAAAACAAAGCACTGGCCTTCCCACATGCTTTCTTCCGCAGGTACCTCTTCAAGATATTTCAAGATACCACCTTCAAGGTGATACACTTCCTCATATCCTTGTGCTTTCATATAGGCTGTGGATTTTTCGCAGCGGATACCACCCGTACAGAACATTGCCACTTTCTTTTTTGAACGCAGCATTTCTTCATTGTCTTTTTCCCACTGCGGGAATTCACGGAAAGTTTCTGTCTCCGGGTCAACCGCACCTTTAAAAGTACCGATTTCATATTCGTAATCGTTGCGGGTATCCACAAGCACTACATCAGGATCACTGATAAGCGCGTTCCAGTCTTTCGGTTTTACGTAAGTACCAACGATATCGTTCGGGTCAGTACCCGGCACACCCATGGTTACGATTTCTTTCTTTAGGCGAACCTTCATACGGAGGAACGGTGCATCCTCTGCCCAGCTCTCTTTGTGCACAAGATCTGTGAACTCAGGGATACTGTGAAGGTAAGCGAGAAGCGCGCGAACGCCAGCTTCAGGGCCAGCTACTGTGCCGTTAATACCTTCTTCCGCAAGGAGGAGTGTACCCTTCACATCGTTATCGTCGCAAACCTGCTTCAAAGGTTCCTGAATGTCTTTATAGTGTGGGAGACGCACAAATTTATAGAGCGCTGCAACCAAATAGTTAGACATGGTCTTTTCCTAATCCATACAATAATTGGCGGCTCTCATACGCTGTTTTCCCGAAAAGTTCAAGAAAACTGCGATATACGGCAAAGCTATGCTTAAAGTACAATCCCAATTGCCAGCCCCATACCAAAAGCAAAGGCGACAACTACGAGCAACAACGGATCAATATTTAAGCCTGCCTTTGACGCTGTATCTTCCACAATGATTTGTTTTTGCGGGATTTCCAGTACAGCACAGAGACTGAGGACAGTCTCTGGTGACGCAACTCCCAAACGTTCAACCCGCTGAACAGTACGCAAACTTAAATCACATGCTTCCGCCAAATGCTGCTGGGTCCAGCTCTTGGCGTTGCGATTCTCTTTTATTAAAGCAGCATTAATTTGCACTTTGCCACCCCTCTAAAATGTCTTCGCAAGATATTCGCCGAGTGCGGCACCCAGAACTCCTGCAACCACACCTGCGACAAAGCACTGGAAAATGGTCTTCTTGAAATTCCTGCTTTTCATCGGCTTGCGGATATCATGACCAATTTGCTTGTCATTTTTATACAGAGTACATTCAAGTTCCGCTTTCATTAAGCTCTTCATATAGAACGTAAGCCTGTAGCGGTCCTTACCAATGGTGAATTCGTGTTCAGTTGTACGGGAAGTAGCATTACGCTTTTCAGATACAAGCTGATCGTTGAAATACACCCACTCCTTACCGTTCCAAACAGAACCGTTAGCGGCAATTTCTTCTTCACCATCTTCAAAAACAAACCAGTAACCATCACGTAAGGTTACTTCTTCAATGTTCATGTTTCTGTCTCGCTTCACCGAATTTGTCATTGCTGTCATGATTAGTCCTATCAGTAATATGTATTTAATCGCCATAAGTTTTTCCATTCGGCGTTATTGCCGTTTGTCCTTTGCGGTGATTTGCATATTGGTGAAAACACGAAAAAATACGCCGACAGCAGTGCGCCAGTACCCCTTACTGGCGTATGACACAGGGTGTGTCGCATAAAAAAAGCCGCAAAAAACTGCGGCTTTTATTGCATATCTAAAATTAGTATATTTGGAGTGTGACATAATAAGTGTCACACCAATAGCCTCATGGCTGCAGCAGAAAATAGGTAAAAATACTTCCCATAGTCATCCCAAACAATATGGCGACAACGATAAGCAGCGTGATGCCGCTTGAAGAAATTGCGCTTGAGAAATAGCTTTGTTCTGCCTCTGCATCATGCTTCAAAATAACCAGATCATCAGGCTTTAATTCCAAAACCGAACAAAGTTCCATGATTGTTTCAGGTGATGCTGCACCAAATTTTTCTACCCTGTGAACAGTTCGCACACTTATATTGCAGGCATCCGCAAGATGTTGTTGTGTCCAGCTTCTACTGAGGCGAGCATTTTTTACAGTTGATGCATTGATATCCATTACATCACCTACGCTTCAGAAGCTTTACAAGTATGAGAACTGTAAGCGCTGTTAACAGAGAAACCGTTGTGCCCAGTATAAACCCCCGAGCAAATTCTGCTGATAGCTCCAGAGTGATTACCAACGCCGATACAAACAAAATACCAACACCAGAACCCATCAAAAACAAAGGTAGGAATTTTTTAAATATCTGCCACGGTGTACCTGTATAATAAGCCTTGGATGCTATCCCGACTATTTTACCGTTCTTCAGTGCCGTACATTCCCACTCAGATGTCAGGAAATCACTGGTTTTGATCCGCACTTCATATTGGTGGCCGCCCTTAGTGAATCGAAATGGTTCATTCTTCTTAATCAAACTACGGTTGGAAGCCACCTTTTCACCACGGACATAGAAATCTTCACGCCCTGACCAAGCAGAAGCATTGATAATCAGTTCTTCACCATCAGCATCAAAAACAAACCAGTAACCATCCTTCAAAGTTACCTCTTCATTCAAAATACTCTCTTTCATATCCTTCGCCAGAAACGCCATTATCACTCCTATCAAGCAGATATATTTTATAGCCATAGTTATCCCAATAGACACCTGTGTTTTGTGCCTCAACGCATTGAGATATATGATAAAAGGATAAGGATTACGCTGACAGCCACATGACACAGCATATGCCTGTCAGATAACTGTCTGTTTTATTCTACCTGAATTATAGGAACTATACCTGAGTATCAGCGAGTAGTGCGATGGTAGGATCACCACCCTCAGCTTTATTATGGCCAGAGACAATATCAGCCTTATTTTGCCAAAGGGTCGTATCAAACCCATCACAGCTTTCACAAAGCGGTGCCCACATACGCGGCTGATGCCCGCAATCTGTACATTGCCAAATAGCACCTTCAAGGGCATGTTCAAGAGCTGTTTCCACTGGATCAGGATCTTCGCCAAGCGCATGAACAAGAGCGAGTTTATATTGCCATGCCGTTCGTGTAGGGTGTTCTGCAAGCAAACGGTCAAGTACCGGTTTTGCTCCGGAATATTCCTGTGCATCCATCAAGGCATCCGTAAGAAGTAATAAGGATTCTGGATGATCCGGATTCTTTGCCACAAGCGCTCGCACACGCGAGAGCCACCCTGCCGGAGCTTCGGCAGCATCAAGTTCCTTGTAAAGCTTCGCATATGCCGGATGTGGTTCTTGCCCCCAAGCATCCATAATAATTTTTTCAGCTTTTTTACCGTTACCACCTGAAAGCTCAAGTCTCGCAAGCGCTGAAACCGCAGCATAAAAAGCTGGCTGTAACGACATCGCTTTCTTAAAGCCTTTACGCGCTATATCGCGATCACCTTTCAAGTTATGTTCCGCAGCCTCCGCGTATGCAAGGGTTGCTTGATGGCGCTTGC
This DNA window, taken from Kordiimonas sp. SCSIO 12603, encodes the following:
- a CDS encoding heme biosynthesis protein HemY, whose product is MTRIIFWFLAILVVSVAAVWLADNPGEVAIDFQGRRIYASFASLAFVAVGLAALTGGVVWLVGWIKRDMPLFGSNQVVKRQQRGLKLLNQSLVALSAGDHKLAGRLAGQAEVLLPPQPMVHLIAAEAAQRGGNHKEAAKRFAALEETDEGRFLGLRGLLSEARRTGRESEALRLARVAFEENRKSPWVLKTLFTLEVAAGNWEQASAALSKVMKEGLVADDLGKRHQATLAYAEAAEHNLKGDRDIARKGFKKAMSLQPAFYAAVSALARLELSGGNGKKAEKIIMDAWGQEPHPAYAKLYKELDAAEAPAGWLSRVRALVAKNPDHPESLLLLTDALMDAQEYSGAKPVLDRLLAEHPTRTAWQYKLALVHALGEDPDPVETALEHALEGAIWQCTDCGHQPRMWAPLCESCDGFDTTLWQNKADIVSGHNKAEGGDPTIALLADTQV
- a CDS encoding SUF system Fe-S cluster assembly protein, whose translation is MPKKSVERPRVDMAGVEAATQPEVSPQEGGYFLNKFLEQTEKNEAEAAAKEEAANTPVEAPADAETLQANIVEALREIYDPEIPVNIYEMGLIYSVDVASDFSVSVTMTLTTPHCPVAETMPGEVELKVSGVAGVNGVTVNLVWEPAWDMSRMSDEARLELGLL
- a CDS encoding helix-turn-helix domain-containing protein translates to MDINASTVKNARLSRSWTQQHLADACNISVRTVHRVEKFGAASPETIMELCSVLELKPDDLVILKHDAEAEQSYFSSAISSSGITLLIVVAILFGMTMGSIFTYFLLQP
- a CDS encoding helix-turn-helix domain-containing protein → MQINAALIKENRNAKSWTQQHLAEACDLSLRTVQRVERLGVASPETVLSLCAVLEIPQKQIIVEDTASKAGLNIDPLLLVVVAFAFGMGLAIGIVL
- a CDS encoding U32 family peptidase, with the translated sequence MTEHTHRSELLMPAGNLEKLKAAVLYGADAVYLGTPDMSLRTKSAFSLEEVVEGVEFAHSFGKRVYLTLNLFSHNKDITKLPQFVETVRKVKPDGLIVADPGVFMYVKQHAPELELHISTQANVCSWHSVKFWQDLGAKLVVLGREVSYEELKEIREKCPDIKLEAFVHGSMCMTYSGRCMLSNFMAERGANQGACANSCRWKYKVHMGLKDGTVKELNLTEENLELFEFFLEEDYRPGELLPIEEDQRGTYILNSKDLCIMPKLNDLLSIGVDSLKVEGRGKSPYYVGLVARAYRMAIDDWYNDPTNWRADDYMKELSTVPNRGYTLAFHDGRLTNYAHGFEETYTLADYEYAAVVHEVQEDAYILKVKNKLIAGDVLEFVSPKRRDIMLIRLYEYENAENGRVTEEVNASTTPFIRVPFSLFDQEEVSSLTNDFPAMTIIRKEKALTQEQWDRIKLDAESQKLELGRGTQQGYEEKREKLQQSLDERDSDRTFKTPRRGTEGCCGKGCNGCLMFWHDPLYEKARTLLAKKKQGQLLEKKMTDEELDEAIAS
- a CDS encoding iron-sulfur cluster assembly accessory protein — translated: MKSAVTITDKAAEHIKALLAKKPEAKGLLLGTETHGCSGLGYTVDYVLDDAGDFEVVEDKGVKVFVDRKALLFILGTEMDWEDSMFSTGFKFSNPNEKGRCGCGESFHV
- a CDS encoding rhodanese-related sulfurtransferase; protein product: MSNYLVAALYKFVRLPHYKDIQEPLKQVCDDNDVKGTLLLAEEGINGTVAGPEAGVRALLAYLHSIPEFTDLVHKESWAEDAPFLRMKVRLKKEIVTMGVPGTDPNDIVGTYVKPKDWNALISDPDVVLVDTRNDYEYEIGTFKGAVDPETETFREFPQWEKDNEEMLRSKKKVAMFCTGGIRCEKSTAYMKAQGYEEVYHLEGGILKYLEEVPAEESMWEGQCFVFDSRISVGHGLEEGEYDQCYGCRWPITEEEKKSPKYEKGVSCPRCFDSLSDEKKAASKERQKQIELAKKRNEEHLAVDMEHVRTEAQAKKAAQKEADRERAEAGEG